The following proteins are co-located in the Elusimicrobiota bacterium genome:
- the wecB gene encoding UDP-N-acetylglucosamine 2-epimerase (non-hydrolyzing), with the protein MKVMTVVGTRPEMIKMWSVLKKLDSSNFEHIMVHTSQNYTKELKDFFFHDLELRKPDYDIAIDTSSYGKEVSDVIRKSDELFVKVKPDMLIILGDTYSGLSVLPASHREIKIFHMEAGLRAWDKRMPEQRNRILIDHISDILLPFNQYHRENLIREGIHPSKIFVTGNTTFEVMRAFQSKIKKSDILKKLSLQPKEYIPITLHRKENVDDAGSLRFIIEGLGLVYKKFKKEIIYPMHPRTKSKIKNITIPKGIRIIEPLGFYDFNCLSMNAFCLMADSGTTAEEGLFYKVPCVSLRQSTERPETVEAGAHIVSGINPQNIAESVETITNMEWKAKYDFSEETSPSSVVINVLRSQITNYF; encoded by the coding sequence ATGAAGGTAATGACAGTTGTGGGCACTCGTCCCGAAATGATTAAAATGTGGTCAGTATTAAAGAAACTGGACTCCAGTAATTTTGAGCATATCATGGTACATACAAGCCAAAATTACACAAAGGAATTAAAAGATTTCTTTTTCCATGATTTGGAATTAAGGAAACCGGATTATGATATTGCAATAGATACGTCTTCATATGGCAAAGAAGTATCAGATGTTATACGCAAGAGTGATGAGTTGTTTGTTAAGGTAAAACCTGACATGTTGATAATTTTGGGAGATACCTACAGTGGTTTGTCGGTATTACCGGCGTCTCATCGCGAGATAAAAATATTCCACATGGAAGCCGGTCTGAGGGCGTGGGATAAACGGATGCCGGAACAAAGAAACAGGATTTTAATTGACCATATTTCTGATATATTATTACCGTTTAACCAGTACCACAGGGAAAATCTTATAAGAGAAGGAATACATCCTTCAAAAATATTTGTAACCGGTAATACTACTTTTGAAGTAATGAGAGCATTCCAGAGTAAAATTAAAAAAAGTGATATTTTGAAAAAATTAAGTTTGCAACCCAAAGAATATATTCCAATTACATTACATAGAAAAGAAAATGTTGATGATGCGGGTTCTTTAAGGTTTATTATAGAAGGACTTGGGCTAGTGTATAAAAAATTTAAAAAAGAAATTATTTATCCTATGCATCCCAGGACAAAAAGTAAAATAAAAAATATTACTATTCCGAAGGGAATTAGAATAATTGAGCCGTTGGGGTTCTACGATTTTAACTGTTTAAGTATGAATGCATTTTGTTTAATGGCGGATTCGGGAACAACTGCTGAAGAAGGTCTGTTTTATAAAGTTCCTTGTGTCAGCTTGAGACAAAGCACGGAAAGACCCGAAACTGTTGAAGCAGGCGCCCACATCGTTTCAGGTATAAATCCGCAGAATATAGCCGAATCAGTTGAGACAATTACCAATATGGAATGGAAGGCGAAATATGATTTTAGCGAAGAAACAAGTCCTTCTTCAGTTGTGATTAATGTATTAAGAAGCCAAATTACAAATTATTTCTAA
- a CDS encoding polysaccharide biosynthesis protein, with the protein MRPFEGKRILVTGGTGSLGKVLVHRLLDDKLGKPKKIIIFSRDEAKQHEMRLEFKHKRIVTEEIIYHNFDELVEFRIGDVRDFHSISSALRDADIVINAAALKQVPTCEYFPYEAVKTNITGPENIIRAICEHNLSIETVVGVSTDKACKPVNVMGMSKAMQERVFIQANMRCPKTRFVCVRYGNVLASRGSVIPLFIDQIKRGRSITITDKNMTRFLINLNQAVDMIFDAICEAKRGETYIPRIHSARVIDIAHALIGKRKIKTIITGVRPGEKMHEILISEEECHRTIDRGKYYAISPILPELRYKEKFKPAFEKEYSSEDHVIDLPKLAKFLQQHHLMVEDIEDQKKELLR; encoded by the coding sequence ATGAGACCTTTTGAAGGCAAGCGGATTTTGGTGACAGGCGGAACCGGGTCACTTGGTAAGGTTTTGGTACACCGATTACTTGATGATAAATTGGGAAAACCCAAAAAAATAATTATTTTTTCCCGTGATGAGGCAAAACAGCATGAAATGCGTCTGGAATTCAAACATAAAAGAATTGTTACTGAAGAAATAATATATCATAACTTTGATGAGTTAGTGGAATTCCGTATCGGTGACGTTAGGGATTTTCATAGTATTTCTTCTGCTTTAAGGGATGCAGATATTGTTATTAATGCAGCAGCATTGAAACAGGTTCCTACTTGTGAATATTTCCCTTACGAAGCCGTGAAGACCAATATAACCGGTCCGGAAAATATCATACGCGCTATATGCGAACATAATTTATCGATTGAAACTGTTGTCGGAGTTTCCACAGATAAAGCGTGTAAACCGGTTAATGTTATGGGTATGTCAAAAGCTATGCAAGAAAGAGTATTCATCCAGGCAAATATGCGTTGTCCGAAAACAAGATTTGTTTGTGTCCGTTATGGTAATGTTTTAGCGTCTCGCGGTTCGGTTATCCCTTTGTTTATTGACCAGATTAAAAGAGGCAGGTCGATAACAATTACAGATAAAAATATGACAAGATTTCTTATAAACCTGAATCAGGCAGTTGATATGATTTTTGACGCTATTTGTGAAGCGAAGCGCGGGGAAACATATATACCGCGCATTCATTCGGCCAGAGTAATAGATATAGCACATGCATTGATAGGCAAACGGAAAATTAAAACTATAATTACCGGTGTCAGACCCGGAGAAAAAATGCATGAAATTTTAATTTCAGAAGAAGAATGTCATCGCACAATAGACAGGGGCAAGTATTATGCAATAAGCCCTATTTTACCGGAATTGCGTTATAAGGAAAAATTTAAACCTGCTTTTGAAAAAGAATATAGTTCCGAAGACCACGTAATAGATCTTCCGAAATTAGCTAAATTTCTCCAGCAGCATCATTTAATGGTAGAAGACATCGAAGATCAAAAAAAAGAATTATTAAGATAA